In Populus trichocarpa isolate Nisqually-1 chromosome 12, P.trichocarpa_v4.1, whole genome shotgun sequence, a genomic segment contains:
- the LOC7484429 gene encoding protein MICRORCHIDIA 6 isoform X7 has product MMVGLEKVDLKAIKLEKGYVGEGVQEENRRKAQQAEVRKSGTQSKRQESEETRNLNALSTGQSNSIVLEHGQPPVDDSGISFASTICPAPLCRQFWKAGNYDDGLNSETTLQNGKSYLHVHPMFLHSNATSHKWAFGAIAELIDNAVDECLKPRQDVHIRELVGTPVQIQNGATFVIVDKTLNPRDQSPALLIQDNGGGMDPEAIRRCMSFGFSDKKSKAAIGQYGNGFKTSTMRLGADVIVFSCHLGDRVMTQSIGLLSYTFLTQTGHDRIVVPMVDYELNTITGNMEIAHRYDKEYFMSNLSMLLQWSPYSTEAELLKQFDDIGSHGTKVIIYNLWFSDDGNVELDFDTDPEDIRIGGDVKKVQANPAWRTVNEQHIANRLHYSLRAYLSILYLKIPETFTIVLRGQFVEHRNLVLDLKFQEFIVYRPQTGGCKEAEVLTTIGFLKEAPHVTAHGFNIYHKNRLILPFWPVVSYADSRGRGVVGVLEANFVEPTHNKQDFERTSLFQKLEGRLKEMTWEYWDYHCGLIGYQVKKKLPPIEPPQDSSPDMPNSGIMKPVTLNHGMPNGGKTKPVTLNQNHHSVSVKAASAAGLSSKRKEHGDLNKFERMKRQAGARADAHNLEIQSLSTANQLMDKETMNLIQENKKLHAKCLEHEKRREDLDLKVRQLRRELGDVQQEYDRLMVELTSLDTVKEEEHVRT; this is encoded by the exons A TGATGGTGGGCTTGGAAAAGGTTGATTTGAAAGCTATTAAGTTGGAGAAAGGGTATGTTGGGGAAGGAGTGCAAGAGGAAAACCGCCGTAAGGCCCAACAAGCAGAGGTTCGGAAGTCTGGCACTCAATCTAAAAGACAAGAATCTGAAGAAACTAGAAACTTGAATGCCTTAAGTACTGGCCAGAGTAATTCAATTGTATTGGAGCATGGGCAGCCTCCAGTGGATGACAGTGGCATTTCTTTTGCATCTACAATATGTCCAGCACCACTTTGTCGTCAATTTTGGAAAGCTGGGAATTATGATGATGGGCTCAATTCCGAGACCACACTTCAAA ATGGCAAGAGTTATCTCCATGTCCACCCCATGTTTCTTCATTCAAATGCCACTTCTCATAAGTGGGCTTTTGGTG CCATAGCAGAACTGATTGACAATGCAGTTGATGAG TGTCTGAAACCCAGACAAGATGTGCATATCAGGGAACTGGTTGGGACACCTGTCCAG ATCCAAAACGGGGCCACTTTTGTAATTGTAGATAAAACCTTAAATCCAAGAGATCAAAGTCCAGCATTGTTAATTCAAG ATAATGGTGGTGGAATGGATCCTGAAGCAATCCGGCGATGCATGAGTTTTGGATTTTCTGATAAAAAGTCCAAAGCAGCAATTGGACAAT ATGGTAATGGCTTCAAGACCAGCACCATGAGACTTGGGGCAGATGTTATTGTCTTCAGCTGCCACTTGGGTGATAG GGTAATGACACAAAGCATTGGTCTCCTCTCTTATACATTTTTGACACAAACAGGGCACGACAGAATAGTGGTGCCAATG GTGGATTATGAGCTTAACACGATTACTGGTAATATGGAAATTGCACATCGGTATGATAAAGAATACTTTATGTCTAACCTTTCCATGCTGTTGCAATGGTCTCCCTATTCAACAGAAGCTGAGCTGCTGAAACAA TTTGATGACATTGGATCGCATGGCACAAAAGTTATTATCTATAATTTGTGGTTCAGTGATGATGGGAATGTGGAGCTAGACTTTGATACAGATCCTGAG GATATTCGTATTGGTGGGGATGTAAAAAAAGTACAGGCAAATCCTGCTTGGAGGACAGTCAATGAACAACATATTGCCAATCGATTACATTATTCACTCCGT GCTTATTTGTCCATATTGTACCTGAAAATACCAGAAACTTTCACAATAGTGCTGCGGGGGCAATTTGTGGAGCATCGTAATCTAGTCCTTGATCTCAAATTTCAAGAATTCATTGTGTACAGGCCTCAAACTGGTGGATGTAAAGAG GCTGAAGTCTTAACTACAATTGGGTTTTTAAAAGAAGCTCCACATGTCACTGCCCATGGTTTCAATATCTACCACAAGAACCGTCTTATTCTG CCATTTTGGCCTGTTGTGAGCTATGCAGACAGTAGGGGAAGAGGGGTGGTTG GTGTTCTGGAAGCAAATTTTGTTGAGCCCACTCATAACAAACAAGATTTTGAGAGAACTTCCCTGTTTCAGAAGCTTGAAGGTCGATTGAAGGAGATGACATGGGAGTACTG GGATTACCACTGCGGACTGATTGGTTACCAGGTCAAGAAAAAGCTTCCACCAATAGAGCCTCCACAAGATTCATCCCCTGACATGCCAAATAGTGGTATAATGAAACCTGTCACATTGAATCATGGTATGCCAAATGGTGGCAAAACAAAACCTGTCACATTGAATCA AAATCACCATTCTGTTAGTGTGAAAGCTGCATCTGCTGCAG GACTATCATCAAAGAGGAAGGAGCATGGTGatttaaacaaatttgaaagaatGAAACGGCAGGCAGGGGCAAGGGCAGATGCTCACAATTTGGAAATACAG TCTTTGAGTACTGCGAATCAGTTGATGGATAAGGAGACTATGAACTTgattcaagaaaacaagaaacttCATGCAAA
- the LOC7484429 gene encoding protein MICRORCHIDIA 6 isoform X8 has product MMVGLEKVDLKAIKLEKGYVGEGVQEENRRKAQQAEVRKSGTQSKRQESEETRNLNALSTGQSNSIVLEHGQPPVDDSGISFASTICPAPLCRQFWKAGNYDDGLNSETTLQNGKSYLHVHPMFLHSNATSHKWAFGAIAELIDNAVDECLKPRQDVHIRELVGTPVQIQNGATFVIVDKTLNPRDQSPALLIQDNGGGMDPEAIRRCMSFGFSDKKSKAAIGQYGNGFKTSTMRLGADVIVFSCHLGDRVMTQSIGLLSYTFLTQTGHDRIVVPMVDYELNTITGNMEIAHRYDKEYFMSNLSMLLQWSPYSTEAELLKQFDDIGSHGTKVIIYNLWFSDDGNVELDFDTDPEDIRIGGDVKKVQANPAWRTVNEQHIANRLHYSLRAYLSILYLKIPETFTIVLRGQFVEHRNLVLDLKFQEFIVYRPQTGGCKEAEVLTTIGFLKEAPHVTAHGFNIYHKNRLILPFWPVVSYADSRGRGVVGVLEANFVEPTHNKQDFERTSLFQKLEGRLKEMTWEYWDYHCGLIGYQVKKKLPPIEPPQDSSPDMPNGGKTKPVTLNHGMPNGGKTKAVTLNQNHHSVSVKAASAAGLSSKRKEHGDLNKFERMKRQAGARADAHNLEIQSLSTANQLMDKETMNLIQENKKLHAKCLEHEKRREDLDLKVRQLRRELGDVQQEYDRLMVELTSLDTVKEEEHVRT; this is encoded by the exons A TGATGGTGGGCTTGGAAAAGGTTGATTTGAAAGCTATTAAGTTGGAGAAAGGGTATGTTGGGGAAGGAGTGCAAGAGGAAAACCGCCGTAAGGCCCAACAAGCAGAGGTTCGGAAGTCTGGCACTCAATCTAAAAGACAAGAATCTGAAGAAACTAGAAACTTGAATGCCTTAAGTACTGGCCAGAGTAATTCAATTGTATTGGAGCATGGGCAGCCTCCAGTGGATGACAGTGGCATTTCTTTTGCATCTACAATATGTCCAGCACCACTTTGTCGTCAATTTTGGAAAGCTGGGAATTATGATGATGGGCTCAATTCCGAGACCACACTTCAAA ATGGCAAGAGTTATCTCCATGTCCACCCCATGTTTCTTCATTCAAATGCCACTTCTCATAAGTGGGCTTTTGGTG CCATAGCAGAACTGATTGACAATGCAGTTGATGAG TGTCTGAAACCCAGACAAGATGTGCATATCAGGGAACTGGTTGGGACACCTGTCCAG ATCCAAAACGGGGCCACTTTTGTAATTGTAGATAAAACCTTAAATCCAAGAGATCAAAGTCCAGCATTGTTAATTCAAG ATAATGGTGGTGGAATGGATCCTGAAGCAATCCGGCGATGCATGAGTTTTGGATTTTCTGATAAAAAGTCCAAAGCAGCAATTGGACAAT ATGGTAATGGCTTCAAGACCAGCACCATGAGACTTGGGGCAGATGTTATTGTCTTCAGCTGCCACTTGGGTGATAG GGTAATGACACAAAGCATTGGTCTCCTCTCTTATACATTTTTGACACAAACAGGGCACGACAGAATAGTGGTGCCAATG GTGGATTATGAGCTTAACACGATTACTGGTAATATGGAAATTGCACATCGGTATGATAAAGAATACTTTATGTCTAACCTTTCCATGCTGTTGCAATGGTCTCCCTATTCAACAGAAGCTGAGCTGCTGAAACAA TTTGATGACATTGGATCGCATGGCACAAAAGTTATTATCTATAATTTGTGGTTCAGTGATGATGGGAATGTGGAGCTAGACTTTGATACAGATCCTGAG GATATTCGTATTGGTGGGGATGTAAAAAAAGTACAGGCAAATCCTGCTTGGAGGACAGTCAATGAACAACATATTGCCAATCGATTACATTATTCACTCCGT GCTTATTTGTCCATATTGTACCTGAAAATACCAGAAACTTTCACAATAGTGCTGCGGGGGCAATTTGTGGAGCATCGTAATCTAGTCCTTGATCTCAAATTTCAAGAATTCATTGTGTACAGGCCTCAAACTGGTGGATGTAAAGAG GCTGAAGTCTTAACTACAATTGGGTTTTTAAAAGAAGCTCCACATGTCACTGCCCATGGTTTCAATATCTACCACAAGAACCGTCTTATTCTG CCATTTTGGCCTGTTGTGAGCTATGCAGACAGTAGGGGAAGAGGGGTGGTTG GTGTTCTGGAAGCAAATTTTGTTGAGCCCACTCATAACAAACAAGATTTTGAGAGAACTTCCCTGTTTCAGAAGCTTGAAGGTCGATTGAAGGAGATGACATGGGAGTACTG GGATTACCACTGCGGACTGATTGGTTACCAGGTCAAGAAAAAGCTTCCACCAATAGAGCCTCCACAAGATTCATCCCCTGACATGCCAAAT GGTGGCAAAACAAAACCTGTCACATTGAATCATGGTATGCCAAATGGTGGCAAAACAAAAGCTGTCACATTGAATCAAAATCACCATTCTGTTAGTGTGAAAGCTGCATCTGCTGCAG GACTATCATCAAAGAGGAAGGAGCATGGTGatttaaacaaatttgaaagaatGAAACGGCAGGCAGGGGCAAGGGCAGATGCTCACAATTTGGAAATACAG TCTTTGAGTACTGCGAATCAGTTGATGGATAAGGAGACTATGAACTTgattcaagaaaacaagaaacttCATGCAAA
- the LOC7484429 gene encoding protein MICRORCHIDIA 6 isoform X2: MVGLEKVDLKAIKLEKGYVGEGVQEENRRKAQQAEVRKSGTQSKRQESEETRNLNALSTGQSNSIVLEHGQPPVDDSGISFASTICPAPLCRQFWKAGNYDDGLNSETTLQNGKSYLHVHPMFLHSNATSHKWAFGAIAELIDNAVDECLKPRQDVHIRELVGTPVQIQNGATFVIVDKTLNPRDQSPALLIQDNGGGMDPEAIRRCMSFGFSDKKSKAAIGQYGNGFKTSTMRLGADVIVFSCHLGDRVMTQSIGLLSYTFLTQTGHDRIVVPMVDYELNTITGNMEIAHRYDKEYFMSNLSMLLQWSPYSTEAELLKQFDDIGSHGTKVIIYNLWFSDDGNVELDFDTDPEDIRIGGDVKKVQANPAWRTVNEQHIANRLHYSLRAYLSILYLKIPETFTIVLRGQFVEHRNLVLDLKFQEFIVYRPQTGGCKEAEVLTTIGFLKEAPHVTAHGFNIYHKNRLILPFWPVVSYADSRGRGVVGVLEANFVEPTHNKQDFERTSLFQKLEGRLKEMTWEYWDYHCGLIGYQVKKKLPPIEPPQDSSPDMPNSGIMKPVTLNHGMPNGGKTKPVTLNHGMPNGGKTKAVTLNQNHHSVSVKAASAAAFFGKIPIVGTGLSSKRKEHGDLNKFERMKRQAGARADAHNLEIQSLSTANQLMDKETMNLIQENKKLHAKCLEHEKRREDLDLKVRQLRRELGDVQQEYDRLMVELTSLDTVKEEEHVRT; this comes from the exons ATGGTGGGCTTGGAAAAGGTTGATTTGAAAGCTATTAAGTTGGAGAAAGGGTATGTTGGGGAAGGAGTGCAAGAGGAAAACCGCCGTAAGGCCCAACAAGCAGAGGTTCGGAAGTCTGGCACTCAATCTAAAAGACAAGAATCTGAAGAAACTAGAAACTTGAATGCCTTAAGTACTGGCCAGAGTAATTCAATTGTATTGGAGCATGGGCAGCCTCCAGTGGATGACAGTGGCATTTCTTTTGCATCTACAATATGTCCAGCACCACTTTGTCGTCAATTTTGGAAAGCTGGGAATTATGATGATGGGCTCAATTCCGAGACCACACTTCAAA ATGGCAAGAGTTATCTCCATGTCCACCCCATGTTTCTTCATTCAAATGCCACTTCTCATAAGTGGGCTTTTGGTG CCATAGCAGAACTGATTGACAATGCAGTTGATGAG TGTCTGAAACCCAGACAAGATGTGCATATCAGGGAACTGGTTGGGACACCTGTCCAG ATCCAAAACGGGGCCACTTTTGTAATTGTAGATAAAACCTTAAATCCAAGAGATCAAAGTCCAGCATTGTTAATTCAAG ATAATGGTGGTGGAATGGATCCTGAAGCAATCCGGCGATGCATGAGTTTTGGATTTTCTGATAAAAAGTCCAAAGCAGCAATTGGACAAT ATGGTAATGGCTTCAAGACCAGCACCATGAGACTTGGGGCAGATGTTATTGTCTTCAGCTGCCACTTGGGTGATAG GGTAATGACACAAAGCATTGGTCTCCTCTCTTATACATTTTTGACACAAACAGGGCACGACAGAATAGTGGTGCCAATG GTGGATTATGAGCTTAACACGATTACTGGTAATATGGAAATTGCACATCGGTATGATAAAGAATACTTTATGTCTAACCTTTCCATGCTGTTGCAATGGTCTCCCTATTCAACAGAAGCTGAGCTGCTGAAACAA TTTGATGACATTGGATCGCATGGCACAAAAGTTATTATCTATAATTTGTGGTTCAGTGATGATGGGAATGTGGAGCTAGACTTTGATACAGATCCTGAG GATATTCGTATTGGTGGGGATGTAAAAAAAGTACAGGCAAATCCTGCTTGGAGGACAGTCAATGAACAACATATTGCCAATCGATTACATTATTCACTCCGT GCTTATTTGTCCATATTGTACCTGAAAATACCAGAAACTTTCACAATAGTGCTGCGGGGGCAATTTGTGGAGCATCGTAATCTAGTCCTTGATCTCAAATTTCAAGAATTCATTGTGTACAGGCCTCAAACTGGTGGATGTAAAGAG GCTGAAGTCTTAACTACAATTGGGTTTTTAAAAGAAGCTCCACATGTCACTGCCCATGGTTTCAATATCTACCACAAGAACCGTCTTATTCTG CCATTTTGGCCTGTTGTGAGCTATGCAGACAGTAGGGGAAGAGGGGTGGTTG GTGTTCTGGAAGCAAATTTTGTTGAGCCCACTCATAACAAACAAGATTTTGAGAGAACTTCCCTGTTTCAGAAGCTTGAAGGTCGATTGAAGGAGATGACATGGGAGTACTG GGATTACCACTGCGGACTGATTGGTTACCAGGTCAAGAAAAAGCTTCCACCAATAGAGCCTCCACAAGATTCATCCCCTGACATGCCAAATAGTGGTATAATGAAACCTGTCACATTGAATCATGGTATGCCAAATGGTGGCAAAACAAAACCTGTCACATTGAATCATGGTATGCCAAATGGTGGCAAAACAAAAGCTGTCACATTGAATCAAAATCACCATTCTGTTAGTGTGAAAGCTGCATCTGCTGCAG CTTTCTTTGGGAAAATTCCTATTGTTGGGACAGGACTATCATCAAAGAGGAAGGAGCATGGTGatttaaacaaatttgaaagaatGAAACGGCAGGCAGGGGCAAGGGCAGATGCTCACAATTTGGAAATACAG TCTTTGAGTACTGCGAATCAGTTGATGGATAAGGAGACTATGAACTTgattcaagaaaacaagaaacttCATGCAAA
- the LOC7484429 gene encoding protein MICRORCHIDIA 6 isoform X11, with protein MQLMRCSLDWTEQCLKPRQDVHIRELVGTPVQIQNGATFVIVDKTLNPRDQSPALLIQDNGGGMDPEAIRRCMSFGFSDKKSKAAIGQYGNGFKTSTMRLGADVIVFSCHLGDRVMTQSIGLLSYTFLTQTGHDRIVVPMVDYELNTITGNMEIAHRYDKEYFMSNLSMLLQWSPYSTEAELLKQFDDIGSHGTKVIIYNLWFSDDGNVELDFDTDPEDIRIGGDVKKVQANPAWRTVNEQHIANRLHYSLRAYLSILYLKIPETFTIVLRGQFVEHRNLVLDLKFQEFIVYRPQTGGCKEAEVLTTIGFLKEAPHVTAHGFNIYHKNRLILPFWPVVSYADSRGRGVVGVLEANFVEPTHNKQDFERTSLFQKLEGRLKEMTWEYWDYHCGLIGYQVKKKLPPIEPPQDSSPDMPNSGIMKPVTLNHGMPNGGKTKPVTLNHGMPNGGKTKAVTLNQNHHSVSVKAASAAAFFGKIPIVGTGLSSKRKEHGDLNKFERMKRQAGARADAHNLEIQSLSTANQLMDKETMNLIQENKKLHAKCLEHEKRREDLDLKVRQLRRELGDVQQEYDRLMVELTSLDTVKEEEHVRT; from the exons ATGCAGTTGATGAG ATGTTCTCTTGACTGGACAGAGCAGTGTCTGAAACCCAGACAAGATGTGCATATCAGGGAACTGGTTGGGACACCTGTCCAG ATCCAAAACGGGGCCACTTTTGTAATTGTAGATAAAACCTTAAATCCAAGAGATCAAAGTCCAGCATTGTTAATTCAAG ATAATGGTGGTGGAATGGATCCTGAAGCAATCCGGCGATGCATGAGTTTTGGATTTTCTGATAAAAAGTCCAAAGCAGCAATTGGACAAT ATGGTAATGGCTTCAAGACCAGCACCATGAGACTTGGGGCAGATGTTATTGTCTTCAGCTGCCACTTGGGTGATAG GGTAATGACACAAAGCATTGGTCTCCTCTCTTATACATTTTTGACACAAACAGGGCACGACAGAATAGTGGTGCCAATG GTGGATTATGAGCTTAACACGATTACTGGTAATATGGAAATTGCACATCGGTATGATAAAGAATACTTTATGTCTAACCTTTCCATGCTGTTGCAATGGTCTCCCTATTCAACAGAAGCTGAGCTGCTGAAACAA TTTGATGACATTGGATCGCATGGCACAAAAGTTATTATCTATAATTTGTGGTTCAGTGATGATGGGAATGTGGAGCTAGACTTTGATACAGATCCTGAG GATATTCGTATTGGTGGGGATGTAAAAAAAGTACAGGCAAATCCTGCTTGGAGGACAGTCAATGAACAACATATTGCCAATCGATTACATTATTCACTCCGT GCTTATTTGTCCATATTGTACCTGAAAATACCAGAAACTTTCACAATAGTGCTGCGGGGGCAATTTGTGGAGCATCGTAATCTAGTCCTTGATCTCAAATTTCAAGAATTCATTGTGTACAGGCCTCAAACTGGTGGATGTAAAGAG GCTGAAGTCTTAACTACAATTGGGTTTTTAAAAGAAGCTCCACATGTCACTGCCCATGGTTTCAATATCTACCACAAGAACCGTCTTATTCTG CCATTTTGGCCTGTTGTGAGCTATGCAGACAGTAGGGGAAGAGGGGTGGTTG GTGTTCTGGAAGCAAATTTTGTTGAGCCCACTCATAACAAACAAGATTTTGAGAGAACTTCCCTGTTTCAGAAGCTTGAAGGTCGATTGAAGGAGATGACATGGGAGTACTG GGATTACCACTGCGGACTGATTGGTTACCAGGTCAAGAAAAAGCTTCCACCAATAGAGCCTCCACAAGATTCATCCCCTGACATGCCAAATAGTGGTATAATGAAACCTGTCACATTGAATCATGGTATGCCAAATGGTGGCAAAACAAAACCTGTCACATTGAATCATGGTATGCCAAATGGTGGCAAAACAAAAGCTGTCACATTGAATCAAAATCACCATTCTGTTAGTGTGAAAGCTGCATCTGCTGCAG CTTTCTTTGGGAAAATTCCTATTGTTGGGACAGGACTATCATCAAAGAGGAAGGAGCATGGTGatttaaacaaatttgaaagaatGAAACGGCAGGCAGGGGCAAGGGCAGATGCTCACAATTTGGAAATACAG TCTTTGAGTACTGCGAATCAGTTGATGGATAAGGAGACTATGAACTTgattcaagaaaacaagaaacttCATGCAAA
- the LOC7484429 gene encoding protein MICRORCHIDIA 6 isoform X10: protein MVGLEKVDLKAIKLEKGYVGEGVQEENRRKAQQAEVRKSGTQSKRQESEETRNLNALSTGQSNSIVLEHGQPPVDDSGISFASTICPAPLCRQFWKAGNYDDGLNSETTLQNGKSYLHVHPMFLHSNATSHKWAFGAIAELIDNAVDEIQNGATFVIVDKTLNPRDQSPALLIQDNGGGMDPEAIRRCMSFGFSDKKSKAAIGQYGNGFKTSTMRLGADVIVFSCHLGDRVMTQSIGLLSYTFLTQTGHDRIVVPMVDYELNTITGNMEIAHRYDKEYFMSNLSMLLQWSPYSTEAELLKQFDDIGSHGTKVIIYNLWFSDDGNVELDFDTDPEDIRIGGDVKKVQANPAWRTVNEQHIANRLHYSLRAYLSILYLKIPETFTIVLRGQFVEHRNLVLDLKFQEFIVYRPQTGGCKEAEVLTTIGFLKEAPHVTAHGFNIYHKNRLILPFWPVVSYADSRGRGVVGVLEANFVEPTHNKQDFERTSLFQKLEGRLKEMTWEYWDYHCGLIGYQVKKKLPPIEPPQDSSPDMPNSGIMKPVTLNHGMPNGGKTKPVTLNHGMPNGGKTKAVTLNQNHHSVSVKAASAAGLSSKRKEHGDLNKFERMKRQAGARADAHNLEIQSLSTANQLMDKETMNLIQENKKLHAKCLEHEKRREDLDLKVRQLRRELGDVQQEYDRLMVELTSLDTVKEEEHVRT, encoded by the exons ATGGTGGGCTTGGAAAAGGTTGATTTGAAAGCTATTAAGTTGGAGAAAGGGTATGTTGGGGAAGGAGTGCAAGAGGAAAACCGCCGTAAGGCCCAACAAGCAGAGGTTCGGAAGTCTGGCACTCAATCTAAAAGACAAGAATCTGAAGAAACTAGAAACTTGAATGCCTTAAGTACTGGCCAGAGTAATTCAATTGTATTGGAGCATGGGCAGCCTCCAGTGGATGACAGTGGCATTTCTTTTGCATCTACAATATGTCCAGCACCACTTTGTCGTCAATTTTGGAAAGCTGGGAATTATGATGATGGGCTCAATTCCGAGACCACACTTCAAA ATGGCAAGAGTTATCTCCATGTCCACCCCATGTTTCTTCATTCAAATGCCACTTCTCATAAGTGGGCTTTTGGTG CCATAGCAGAACTGATTGACAATGCAGTTGATGAG ATCCAAAACGGGGCCACTTTTGTAATTGTAGATAAAACCTTAAATCCAAGAGATCAAAGTCCAGCATTGTTAATTCAAG ATAATGGTGGTGGAATGGATCCTGAAGCAATCCGGCGATGCATGAGTTTTGGATTTTCTGATAAAAAGTCCAAAGCAGCAATTGGACAAT ATGGTAATGGCTTCAAGACCAGCACCATGAGACTTGGGGCAGATGTTATTGTCTTCAGCTGCCACTTGGGTGATAG GGTAATGACACAAAGCATTGGTCTCCTCTCTTATACATTTTTGACACAAACAGGGCACGACAGAATAGTGGTGCCAATG GTGGATTATGAGCTTAACACGATTACTGGTAATATGGAAATTGCACATCGGTATGATAAAGAATACTTTATGTCTAACCTTTCCATGCTGTTGCAATGGTCTCCCTATTCAACAGAAGCTGAGCTGCTGAAACAA TTTGATGACATTGGATCGCATGGCACAAAAGTTATTATCTATAATTTGTGGTTCAGTGATGATGGGAATGTGGAGCTAGACTTTGATACAGATCCTGAG GATATTCGTATTGGTGGGGATGTAAAAAAAGTACAGGCAAATCCTGCTTGGAGGACAGTCAATGAACAACATATTGCCAATCGATTACATTATTCACTCCGT GCTTATTTGTCCATATTGTACCTGAAAATACCAGAAACTTTCACAATAGTGCTGCGGGGGCAATTTGTGGAGCATCGTAATCTAGTCCTTGATCTCAAATTTCAAGAATTCATTGTGTACAGGCCTCAAACTGGTGGATGTAAAGAG GCTGAAGTCTTAACTACAATTGGGTTTTTAAAAGAAGCTCCACATGTCACTGCCCATGGTTTCAATATCTACCACAAGAACCGTCTTATTCTG CCATTTTGGCCTGTTGTGAGCTATGCAGACAGTAGGGGAAGAGGGGTGGTTG GTGTTCTGGAAGCAAATTTTGTTGAGCCCACTCATAACAAACAAGATTTTGAGAGAACTTCCCTGTTTCAGAAGCTTGAAGGTCGATTGAAGGAGATGACATGGGAGTACTG GGATTACCACTGCGGACTGATTGGTTACCAGGTCAAGAAAAAGCTTCCACCAATAGAGCCTCCACAAGATTCATCCCCTGACATGCCAAATAGTGGTATAATGAAACCTGTCACATTGAATCATGGTATGCCAAATGGTGGCAAAACAAAACCTGTCACATTGAATCATGGTATGCCAAATGGTGGCAAAACAAAAGCTGTCACATTGAATCAAAATCACCATTCTGTTAGTGTGAAAGCTGCATCTGCTGCAG GACTATCATCAAAGAGGAAGGAGCATGGTGatttaaacaaatttgaaagaatGAAACGGCAGGCAGGGGCAAGGGCAGATGCTCACAATTTGGAAATACAG TCTTTGAGTACTGCGAATCAGTTGATGGATAAGGAGACTATGAACTTgattcaagaaaacaagaaacttCATGCAAA